From Alkaliphilus flagellatus, the proteins below share one genomic window:
- a CDS encoding response regulator, translating to MAKNILIVEDEKPISEIVKFNLEKEGYKVLVAYDGEEGLHKAITLNPDLILLDVMLPKLDGFQVCRKIRETSTVPILMLTAKEEEVDKVLGLEMGADDYITKPFGMRELLARVKANLRRNDNAVGTRLEGVFSTGGITIDFTRYEVRKNDSVIELTSREFELLKFLAVQAEQVFTREQLLKQVWGYEYYGDIRTVDVTVRRLREKVEDNSASPEYIMTKRGVGYYFRRA from the coding sequence GTGGCAAAAAATATTTTGATCGTTGAAGATGAAAAACCTATTTCGGAAATAGTTAAATTTAATCTTGAAAAGGAAGGTTATAAAGTTTTAGTAGCTTATGATGGTGAAGAAGGCTTACATAAGGCGATTACTCTTAATCCAGATTTAATTTTGTTAGATGTAATGCTCCCTAAATTAGATGGTTTTCAAGTGTGCAGAAAAATTAGGGAAACTTCTACAGTTCCAATTTTAATGCTAACAGCCAAAGAAGAAGAAGTTGATAAAGTATTAGGATTAGAAATGGGAGCCGATGATTACATTACAAAACCCTTTGGTATGAGAGAACTACTAGCAAGAGTGAAAGCTAATCTTAGAAGAAATGACAATGCTGTAGGTACTAGATTAGAGGGTGTTTTCTCTACAGGTGGTATAACTATAGATTTTACAAGATACGAAGTAAGAAAAAATGATAGTGTTATAGAACTTACTTCTAGGGAATTCGAGTTATTAAAATTTTTAGCGGTTCAGGCAGAGCAAGTATTCACTAGGGAGCAACTTTTAAAGCAGGTATGGGGATATGAATACTATGGCGATATACGTACTGTAGATGTAACAGTAAGAAGGCTGAGAGAAAAAGTAGAGGATAATTCTGCAAGCCCTGAATATATTATGACAAAAAGAGGGGTAGGTTACTACTTCAGGAGGGCTTAA
- a CDS encoding sensor histidine kinase, translating to MMFKSIRWKFITIYFLLVFMAMVIIGVFLMQQFEQYHLGVVSNNLSSLANTVTTTLKTIDWQNNPAEVEKNIRSYEQMGTGIGITIIKNDANCTIVFSTNASYMENNGDANATRFLDSELILSAFNGEIGERDSIDQEDKLNSSKHMVFPIHDNNNRIGGAIYLKSNLEDIYKTLEESRSIILKATFLALFVTIILGFFIAKSITGPINDVTIKAERMAKGDFEQVVEVRSDDEIGQLASMFNYLTARLNAVLQEMSNEKKKMDTIITYMADGLVAATREGKVIHVNPKAMEMLKIDDHTPIEKDFNEIFASYSGQLKIEELLSDSEDSTGNRMINTDNGVILQANYAPFMDQNGALEGIILVLQDITNHQKLENMRKEFVANVSHELKTPLTTIKSYTETLLDGVIDNKELAVSFLQVVDSESERMTRLVRDLLQLSNLDFHQSKWNKKVVDLKQIVEKTILKLEVSAKNKNQQIHSKLTEKAVNIYADEDRIEQVVLNLLSNSIKYTPEGGAVYIDVELNEHIVLLKIKDNGIGIPKEDIPRIFERFYRVDKARSRELGGTGLGLSIAQQIIEAHEGTIEIFSEEGKGTEAVIKLPIIETEAKMCNSILISL from the coding sequence ATGATGTTTAAAAGTATTAGATGGAAGTTCATCACCATCTATTTTCTTCTAGTGTTTATGGCAATGGTTATTATAGGAGTATTTCTGATGCAGCAGTTTGAACAGTATCACTTAGGAGTCGTTAGTAATAATCTGTCAAGCTTGGCGAATACAGTAACTACTACTTTAAAAACTATTGATTGGCAAAATAACCCAGCTGAAGTTGAAAAAAACATTAGAAGCTATGAGCAGATGGGAACAGGAATTGGAATTACAATAATTAAAAATGACGCAAATTGTACTATTGTTTTTAGCACTAATGCATCCTATATGGAGAATAATGGTGATGCAAATGCTACCCGCTTTTTAGACTCGGAGCTGATTTTATCTGCCTTTAATGGAGAGATAGGTGAAAGGGATAGTATAGACCAAGAAGACAAGCTTAATAGCTCTAAGCATATGGTTTTTCCTATTCATGATAATAATAATCGTATTGGGGGAGCTATTTACTTAAAAAGCAATTTAGAGGATATTTATAAAACATTAGAAGAATCAAGATCAATTATATTAAAAGCTACATTTTTGGCCCTTTTTGTAACCATTATACTAGGCTTTTTTATAGCTAAGAGTATTACAGGGCCTATTAATGATGTAACAATTAAGGCGGAGAGAATGGCAAAAGGTGATTTTGAACAAGTGGTTGAAGTAAGGTCAGATGACGAAATAGGGCAGCTGGCCAGTATGTTTAACTATCTTACTGCAAGATTAAACGCTGTTTTGCAGGAAATGAGTAATGAAAAGAAAAAGATGGATACTATAATAACTTACATGGCTGATGGACTTGTTGCTGCCACAAGGGAAGGCAAAGTTATCCATGTAAACCCTAAGGCAATGGAAATGTTAAAAATAGATGATCATACTCCTATAGAAAAAGACTTTAATGAAATATTCGCATCATACAGTGGACAATTAAAGATAGAGGAGCTATTAAGTGACTCAGAAGATTCAACCGGTAATAGAATGATTAATACAGATAATGGGGTTATACTGCAAGCTAATTATGCTCCATTTATGGATCAAAACGGTGCACTGGAGGGTATAATTTTAGTTCTTCAAGATATAACGAATCATCAAAAACTAGAGAACATGAGAAAAGAATTTGTGGCTAATGTTTCTCACGAATTAAAAACTCCTTTAACTACTATAAAAAGTTATACTGAAACCCTGTTAGATGGTGTTATAGATAACAAAGAACTTGCTGTAAGCTTTTTACAGGTTGTAGATAGTGAGTCAGAAAGAATGACTAGATTAGTAAGAGATCTGCTGCAACTATCTAATCTAGACTTTCACCAGTCTAAATGGAATAAAAAGGTAGTTGATTTAAAACAAATTGTTGAAAAAACTATATTAAAATTAGAGGTTTCTGCGAAAAATAAGAATCAACAAATACATTCTAAATTAACAGAAAAAGCAGTTAATATATATGCTGATGAAGATCGTATAGAACAGGTGGTTTTAAATCTTTTAAGCAATAGTATTAAATATACTCCTGAAGGTGGAGCAGTTTATATTGATGTTGAATTAAATGAACATATTGTTTTGTTAAAAATTAAAGATAATGGTATTGGAATACCAAAGGAAGATATTCCAAGAATTTTTGAACGATTTTATAGGGTAGATAAGGCAAGATCTAGGGAGCTCGGAGGCACAGGTCTTGGGCTATCAATTGCACAGCAGATTATTGAAGCACATGAAGGCACTATTGAAATATTTAGTGAGGAAGGTAAAGGAACAGAGGCAGTTATTAAATTACCTATTATAGAGACAGAGGCAAAAATGTGTAATTCAATTTTAATTTCATTGTAA
- the yycH gene encoding two-component system activity regulator YycH gives MDRERLKTLILSILVVMSILLTQQLWFPSPIKILKPEARSRKLHSLTVAENRKDIISPSSIIVSFGAGDRRKNHYTVLSSSLDFVWDESKNILKDYFLGDPEITSVTYEKYIQNNILKSVELEFSDNIPTILVSSIFDSLENKVVRNIKEIKKILIPAFNRGVIYIVENNDSIFEVKLLEHAENSTLVSFIDELETVEYIKYHPIFSLFNELESNYTPMPINNAVATTQTFVESEIDIENDAMLIERSKNFFNENFDFVKTIKETSGAVVYIYGYGEKRVRINEKGALEYNGEIGNISSSNVIESLDAAIDFISKNGGFPEGTYLKDIQNILKDQNQNNGYRFSFGYRIGGFPVEFNSNKMEHPIEIEVYGNKVKSYRILVRKVMDMQGISPEQSILYFPDIIEKNLEHLKLKYFNKEQQLPEQIDDEDKILELLKGIEEVRMVYFDTVEEGKGQLLKPSWRIKIKGDIYYFDSYTGDLINSVMLN, from the coding sequence ATGGATAGGGAAAGATTAAAAACCCTGATTCTATCAATTTTAGTAGTCATGAGTATTTTATTAACACAACAACTATGGTTTCCTTCTCCAATTAAAATATTAAAACCTGAAGCTAGGAGCAGAAAACTTCATAGCCTGACTGTGGCTGAAAATCGTAAAGATATAATTTCGCCGAGTTCGATTATTGTGAGTTTTGGAGCAGGTGATAGAAGAAAAAATCATTATACGGTTTTATCTTCTAGTTTAGATTTTGTATGGGATGAAAGTAAAAATATACTTAAAGATTATTTTTTAGGAGATCCAGAAATAACTTCAGTTACATATGAAAAATATATTCAGAATAATATTTTAAAATCCGTAGAATTGGAGTTTAGTGATAACATACCAACCATTTTAGTCTCTTCTATTTTTGATTCTTTAGAAAATAAAGTTGTTAGAAATATAAAAGAGATAAAAAAAATATTGATTCCAGCTTTTAATCGTGGAGTTATATACATTGTAGAGAACAACGATAGCATATTTGAAGTAAAGCTTTTAGAACATGCTGAAAACTCTACATTGGTTAGTTTTATAGATGAGTTAGAAACGGTTGAATATATTAAGTATCATCCTATTTTTTCTCTTTTTAATGAACTTGAATCAAATTATACTCCTATGCCTATTAATAACGCTGTAGCTACAACACAAACCTTTGTTGAGAGTGAAATTGATATTGAGAATGATGCAATGTTAATAGAAAGATCAAAAAATTTTTTCAATGAAAATTTTGATTTTGTAAAAACTATTAAGGAAACTAGCGGTGCTGTAGTTTATATCTATGGATATGGAGAAAAAAGGGTTCGTATTAATGAAAAAGGAGCACTAGAGTATAACGGAGAGATTGGAAATATATCAAGTTCTAATGTAATAGAGTCATTAGATGCGGCTATAGATTTTATTTCTAAAAACGGAGGATTCCCTGAAGGCACTTATTTAAAAGACATTCAAAATATTTTAAAGGACCAAAATCAAAATAATGGGTATCGATTTTCATTTGGTTATCGCATAGGAGGTTTTCCTGTAGAGTTTAATAGTAATAAGATGGAGCATCCTATCGAAATAGAAGTTTATGGTAATAAGGTAAAGTCATATCGTATTTTAGTACGTAAGGTTATGGATATGCAAGGTATTAGTCCAGAACAATCTATTTTATATTTCCCAGATATAATTGAAAAAAATCTTGAGCACTTAAAACTAAAGTACTTTAATAAAGAGCAGCAATTGCCAGAACAAATAGATGATGAAGACAAAATTTTAGAATTATTAAAGGGTATAGAAGAAGTAAGAATGGTATACTTTGATACTGTAGAAGAAGGCAAAGGGCAACTCTTAAAACCTAGCTGGAGGATTAAAATTAAAGGAGATATTTATTATTTTGATAGCTATACAGGTGATTTAATAAATAGTGTTATGCTAAATTAA
- the yycI gene encoding two-component system regulatory protein YycI: MDWSKAKNILIVAFIATNIFLIYNVQSRLFRQEEMQLINDKYISNVEQHLNDNNIELDAHIPREIISLPILVVRYKTFDSDNTAKSFLGKDYEKQIPTLEDKILKREIFKSADKELIVESSKRLTYKNMSPEKNNYSLNEKTVKKISNDFLKQYNLMGEDIELAQIYYGTEDEFEDEFVYKLVYNQTYKNKFLGESYIHVYVSNRGVIGFEAMLLEYEKTQQHKKQIIPATEALMRATSTILKENEEPIIVKDIEIGYYFSPTYYMESDWKEIESGTAFPSWKITIQNGKTYFIEAYKN; encoded by the coding sequence ATGGATTGGTCTAAGGCAAAAAACATACTAATTGTTGCGTTTATAGCTACAAATATTTTTTTAATTTATAATGTACAAAGTAGACTATTTAGACAAGAAGAAATGCAGCTTATTAACGATAAGTATATAAGTAATGTAGAGCAACATTTAAATGACAATAATATAGAACTAGATGCTCATATTCCTAGAGAAATCATCTCGTTACCCATATTAGTAGTAAGGTATAAAACCTTCGATTCGGACAATACAGCGAAAAGTTTTTTAGGTAAAGATTACGAGAAGCAAATTCCTACTTTAGAAGATAAAATTTTGAAAAGAGAAATCTTTAAAAGTGCAGACAAAGAATTAATTGTAGAGAGTAGTAAAAGATTAACATATAAGAATATGAGTCCCGAAAAAAATAATTATTCTTTAAATGAAAAAACTGTTAAAAAAATTAGTAACGATTTTTTAAAACAATATAATTTAATGGGAGAAGATATTGAATTAGCTCAAATTTATTATGGAACAGAAGACGAGTTTGAAGATGAATTTGTATACAAGCTAGTTTATAATCAAACATATAAAAACAAATTTTTAGGTGAGAGTTACATTCATGTATATGTAAGTAATAGGGGAGTAATAGGTTTTGAGGCAATGCTATTAGAATATGAAAAGACACAACAACATAAGAAACAAATTATTCCTGCAACAGAAGCACTTATGAGAGCAACGAGTACAATTTTAAAGGAAAATGAAGAACCAATAATTGTAAAAGATATTGAAATAGGATATTATTTCAGTCCAACATATTATATGGAATCAGATTGGAAAGAAATTGAGTCGGGAACTGCCTTTCCTTCATGGAAAATTACAATACAAAATGGAAAAACTTATTTTATAGAGGCCTATAAAAATTAA
- a CDS encoding UDP-N-acetylglucosamine 1-carboxyvinyltransferase, whose product MEKLIIEGGQQLRGTVKISGFKNAAVAIIPATVLAGDTCVIDNLPQISDVKILADMLSSLGATVKELRPNTLEINTTAMKDCYADYELAKELRASYYLLGAALGRFKKAKVAYPGGCSIGSRPIDQHIKGFEALGAKVTIEHGIISVEAEKLVGAEIYLDVVSVGATINIMLAAVMAEGTTVIDNAAKEPHIVDMANFLNCMGADVKGAGTDVIKIKGVEKLGGCIHTVIPDQIEAGTYMIAAAAAGGNVLIDNVIPKHLEAITAKLKEMGVNVIENGESLRIISSGNLKNVSIKTLVYPGFPTDLQQPMSSLLTTAKGTGIVTETIFEGRFKHVDELKRMGANIKVEGRVAVIHGVKNLTGAKVVASDLRAGASLVVAGLMAKGETEIENVQYIDRGYDQLEQKLISLGAKVRREHRE is encoded by the coding sequence ATGGAGAAACTAATAATTGAAGGCGGACAACAACTACGAGGAACGGTTAAAATAAGTGGATTTAAAAATGCGGCTGTAGCTATTATACCAGCTACAGTATTAGCAGGAGATACTTGTGTTATCGATAATTTACCACAAATTAGTGATGTTAAGATATTAGCAGACATGCTTTCGAGTTTAGGTGCTACCGTAAAGGAATTAAGACCAAACACTTTAGAGATAAACACAACTGCAATGAAGGATTGTTATGCAGATTATGAATTAGCCAAAGAGTTAAGGGCTTCCTATTATTTATTAGGTGCAGCTCTTGGTAGATTTAAAAAGGCTAAGGTAGCATATCCTGGAGGCTGTTCTATTGGTAGTAGACCAATAGACCAACATATTAAGGGGTTTGAAGCTTTAGGTGCAAAGGTAACTATAGAACATGGTATAATATCTGTAGAGGCTGAAAAACTGGTAGGTGCAGAAATTTATCTTGATGTGGTTAGTGTTGGTGCTACCATCAACATAATGTTAGCTGCTGTTATGGCAGAAGGTACAACTGTAATAGATAATGCTGCAAAAGAGCCACACATCGTTGATATGGCAAACTTTTTAAACTGTATGGGAGCAGATGTTAAAGGGGCAGGTACAGATGTAATTAAGATTAAAGGTGTGGAAAAATTAGGAGGGTGTATTCATACAGTCATTCCAGACCAGATAGAAGCTGGAACATATATGATAGCAGCTGCAGCTGCTGGTGGTAACGTATTAATAGATAATGTTATACCTAAACATTTAGAGGCTATTACTGCAAAGCTTAAGGAAATGGGTGTTAATGTTATTGAAAATGGAGAATCCCTTAGAATAATATCCTCAGGAAACTTAAAAAATGTTAGTATAAAAACCTTAGTATATCCAGGTTTCCCAACAGATTTGCAGCAACCAATGAGTAGTCTTTTAACTACAGCTAAGGGGACGGGAATTGTAACAGAGACAATATTTGAAGGACGATTTAAACACGTAGACGAGCTTAAAAGAATGGGAGCTAATATTAAAGTAGAAGGAAGAGTAGCTGTTATTCATGGAGTTAAAAATCTAACAGGTGCAAAAGTAGTAGCTTCAGATCTAAGAGCTGGGGCATCTTTAGTTGTAGCTGGTCTTATGGCAAAAGGTGAGACAGAAATAGAAAATGTACAATATATAGATAGAGGGTATGATCAATTAGAGCAAAAGCTAATAAGCTTAGGAGCAAAGGTTAGGAGAGAGCACCGGGAATAG
- a CDS encoding MBL fold metallo-hydrolase, producing the protein MTVGFCSLASGSSGNCHLINDGKKFLLIDAGLSGKQIENKLKEVDVDPQNLSAILVSHEHSDHICGVGILSRRYNIPIYANDGTWAGMERKIGNIKKENIKCFTSNENFSIGDFNIKPYRISHDANEPVGFSIEKDSIKISIATDLGYISEDIMEEIGGSNLVILESNHDEEMLKAGSYPYSLKRRILSNSGHLSNEAAGNAIVDLVSRNVRSILLAHLSRENNFPELAIATVKNILDSKKIIIGKDIELDLVHRDRVSNIYQF; encoded by the coding sequence ATGACAGTGGGTTTTTGCTCCTTAGCTAGTGGTAGTAGTGGTAATTGTCACTTAATAAATGATGGAAAAAAATTCTTATTAATTGATGCAGGACTGAGCGGTAAGCAAATCGAAAATAAGTTAAAGGAAGTCGATGTGGATCCCCAAAATCTATCGGCAATTTTGGTGAGCCATGAACATAGTGATCATATATGTGGTGTAGGCATATTGTCAAGAAGATATAATATACCTATTTACGCTAATGATGGAACCTGGGCTGGTATGGAACGTAAAATAGGAAATATTAAGAAAGAAAACATTAAATGTTTTACATCGAATGAAAACTTTTCTATTGGAGATTTTAATATTAAACCCTATAGAATTTCTCACGATGCAAATGAACCAGTTGGATTTAGTATTGAAAAAGATAGTATTAAAATTAGTATTGCTACAGATTTAGGCTATATTAGTGAAGATATTATGGAAGAGATAGGTGGCTCTAACCTTGTTATATTAGAGTCAAATCATGATGAAGAAATGTTAAAGGCTGGGAGCTATCCATATAGTCTAAAAAGAAGAATACTTTCTAATAGTGGACATTTATCGAATGAAGCCGCAGGCAATGCTATAGTAGATTTAGTAAGTAGAAATGTAAGATCTATACTACTTGCCCATTTAAGTAGGGAAAATAACTTCCCGGAACTGGCAATTGCAACTGTAAAAAATATTTTAGATAGCAAAAAAATTATTATAGGAAAAGACATAGAATTAGATTTAGTACATCGAGATAGGGTAAGTAATATATATCAATTTTAA
- the htrA gene encoding serine protease HtrA, translated as MNHFDDENEIKNNGEGYDLEGNYGNENLEKNYSDSNSIDVEKIEETDNKYELKDELERLQISFNKKGRKRFISGTLAGVILGSAVTLGATYAFLPNMLSMRGISLDGAQQEITINPTQDLTVYSAVAKKVMPSVVGITTVALERDWFYGVREVSGVGTGVIVDKRGYILTNSHVVGDGNVKEVMVLLHDGRQIKAEVLWNEKSLDLAIIKVEGENLTVAELGDSDETEVGEIAIAIGNPLGLTFERTLTQGVISGLNRTITVNAAGETIENLMQTDASINPGNSGGPLLNARGQVIGINTAKISTGEGLGFAIPINIAKPIVDQFIEKGEFTRVYLGIQGVDIDVYEGATGQKAQSDEGVYVAQTIENSIATKYGIKPSDIIVKIGNDKVSRMSNLVRSLYKYRPGDKTTVTVIRNNQEVNIDVVFE; from the coding sequence TTGAATCACTTTGACGATGAAAATGAAATAAAAAACAATGGTGAGGGTTATGATCTAGAAGGTAACTATGGAAATGAAAATTTAGAAAAGAATTACTCAGATAGCAACTCCATCGATGTGGAGAAGATAGAAGAGACTGATAATAAATATGAGTTAAAAGATGAATTAGAACGTTTACAAATAAGTTTTAATAAAAAAGGAAGAAAAAGATTTATTAGTGGTACTTTAGCTGGGGTGATTTTAGGAAGCGCAGTTACCTTAGGAGCTACTTATGCTTTTTTACCTAACATGCTTAGCATGCGTGGTATTTCCTTAGATGGTGCACAGCAAGAAATTACTATTAATCCTACTCAAGATTTAACGGTTTATTCGGCTGTGGCTAAGAAAGTAATGCCTTCAGTAGTTGGTATTACAACTGTTGCCTTGGAAAGAGACTGGTTTTATGGTGTAAGAGAGGTTTCAGGTGTGGGTACTGGCGTTATTGTAGATAAAAGAGGATATATTTTAACAAACTCCCATGTAGTTGGAGATGGAAATGTTAAAGAAGTAATGGTGCTACTTCATGATGGAAGACAGATTAAAGCTGAAGTATTGTGGAATGAAAAGAGCCTAGATCTTGCTATTATAAAAGTAGAAGGAGAAAATCTAACTGTAGCAGAGCTTGGAGATAGTGATGAAACAGAGGTAGGTGAAATAGCTATTGCTATTGGTAACCCTTTAGGATTAACCTTTGAAAGAACATTAACACAAGGGGTTATTAGCGGACTTAACAGAACAATAACTGTAAATGCTGCAGGAGAAACTATTGAAAACCTTATGCAGACTGATGCTTCAATCAATCCAGGAAATAGTGGTGGACCTTTACTTAATGCAAGAGGACAAGTAATAGGAATTAATACAGCAAAAATTAGCACGGGAGAAGGATTAGGATTTGCTATTCCAATTAATATCGCGAAACCTATTGTAGATCAGTTCATAGAGAAAGGTGAATTTACAAGGGTTTATTTAGGTATACAGGGTGTCGATATAGATGTGTACGAAGGAGCTACAGGGCAGAAAGCACAGTCTGATGAGGGTGTTTATGTTGCACAGACTATAGAAAATTCTATTGCAACAAAGTATGGAATTAAGCCAAGCGATATTATTGTTAAAATAGGTAATGATAAGGTAAGCAGGATGAGTAACTTAGTTAGATCTCTTTATAAATATAGACCAGGAGATAAAACAACTGTAACTGTTATAAGGAACAACCAAGAAGTAAATATAGATGTAGTTTTTGAATAA
- a CDS encoding CxxH/CxxC protein → MYVVCGEHLEDAIEDFVDIYEQPPDIYELEKVSFSDWMAPKNCHLCDKLPKYLVV, encoded by the coding sequence ATGTATGTAGTATGTGGAGAACATTTAGAAGATGCTATAGAGGATTTTGTTGATATATACGAGCAGCCGCCAGATATTTATGAACTAGAAAAGGTATCCTTTTCAGATTGGATGGCACCAAAGAACTGCCATCTTTGTGATAAACTACCTAAATATTTAGTAGTATAG
- the rlmH gene encoding 23S rRNA (pseudouridine(1915)-N(3))-methyltransferase RlmH translates to MNITIISVGKLKEKYLKQGIEEYTKRLSRYTKLNLVEVPDEKAPENLSNAEEQIVKNKEGEGILKHIKEGTYVIALDLKGKMLSSEELADKLQNLGITGNSNIAFIIGGSLGLSDEVLKRADYKLCFSPMTFPHQLMRLILLEQVYRGFRIMKGEPYHK, encoded by the coding sequence TTGAATATTACAATAATAAGTGTAGGAAAACTAAAGGAAAAATATTTAAAACAGGGTATAGAAGAGTATACTAAAAGACTATCTAGATATACAAAGTTAAACCTAGTAGAAGTACCAGATGAAAAGGCGCCAGAAAACTTAAGTAATGCAGAGGAACAAATTGTAAAAAATAAAGAGGGAGAAGGAATTTTAAAACACATAAAAGAAGGAACTTATGTTATTGCTTTAGATCTTAAAGGGAAAATGCTTTCTTCTGAAGAATTAGCAGATAAGCTTCAGAACTTAGGTATAACTGGTAATAGTAACATAGCATTTATAATAGGCGGGTCACTAGGACTCTCAGATGAAGTACTTAAAAGAGCCGACTATAAACTATGCTTTTCTCCAATGACATTTCCACATCAGTTGATGAGATTAATATTATTAGAGCAGGTGTATAGGGGATTTAGGATAATGAAGGGTGAACCGTACCATAAGTAA
- a CDS encoding glycosyltransferase, translating into MKVTFLTLGSRGDVQPYVALAKELIKNGHEALVCTGGSFRNFIKQNEVEFYEASADLMAILESKEGRKVFNGGNYNIFKIMKYAKEVITPAYRKSLSDFLEASKGSDVIVYHPKALGAADIAEYLRIPCISMPPVPILYPITEFPNFAISSTRNLGYTLNKLTYKATALAEFSYMKDINEFRKNSLKLPKRKAGEVTFQVRSRDIPIIYPISPYMFKEVKSWKDRVFVSGFFFMDMGEAKLNEKLEDFIAKDKKPIVVSFSSMPLKNPEIFKEKLIKALKETENRAVVLTGTSGMNFDNDESIFAVKKAPHRLIFKQAKGIVHHGGVGTMSEALLSGAPQLIMPFTTDQPFWAHILYSKGYTMKPLKEKNLEVSELVKALKNMGNAKYIEKAKDIQGVIEKENGLQNAVKYIEKVYESYK; encoded by the coding sequence ATGAAAGTTACGTTTCTTACATTAGGCAGCAGAGGTGACGTTCAACCATACGTAGCTCTGGCCAAAGAGTTGATTAAGAATGGCCATGAAGCATTAGTGTGTACAGGCGGAAGCTTTAGAAATTTCATAAAGCAAAATGAAGTTGAATTCTATGAGGCTTCTGCAGATTTGATGGCTATTCTAGAAAGCAAAGAAGGAAGAAAAGTATTTAATGGTGGAAACTACAACATTTTTAAAATTATGAAGTATGCTAAAGAAGTAATTACACCAGCATATAGGAAAAGCCTAAGTGATTTTCTGGAAGCATCAAAAGGATCAGATGTAATTGTTTATCACCCAAAGGCGCTTGGAGCTGCTGATATTGCAGAGTATTTGAGAATTCCTTGCATCAGCATGCCTCCAGTACCAATATTATATCCTATAACTGAGTTTCCTAACTTCGCTATATCATCAACCAGAAATCTAGGATATACCTTGAACAAGTTGACATATAAAGCTACAGCTCTTGCTGAATTTTCTTATATGAAGGATATAAATGAGTTTAGAAAAAACTCTTTAAAACTTCCTAAAAGAAAAGCGGGAGAGGTTACATTTCAAGTTCGCAGTAGAGATATTCCAATAATATACCCAATCAGTCCATATATGTTTAAAGAAGTAAAGAGTTGGAAAGATAGAGTTTTCGTCTCTGGTTTCTTCTTTATGGATATGGGTGAAGCCAAGCTGAATGAGAAACTGGAGGATTTTATCGCAAAAGACAAAAAACCTATTGTTGTATCTTTCAGCAGTATGCCACTTAAGAATCCTGAAATCTTTAAAGAAAAGCTTATAAAAGCCCTAAAAGAGACTGAAAATAGAGCAGTCGTGTTAACAGGAACAAGTGGGATGAACTTTGATAACGATGAAAGTATTTTTGCAGTGAAAAAGGCACCCCACAGGCTTATATTCAAGCAAGCGAAAGGCATCGTTCACCATGGGGGAGTAGGAACTATGTCTGAGGCGCTTCTTAGCGGGGCACCACAATTAATAATGCCATTTACTACAGATCAACCATTCTGGGCGCACATACTGTATTCAAAAGGGTATACTATGAAGCCTTTGAAAGAAAAGAATCTGGAAGTATCTGAACTAGTAAAAGCCCTTAAAAACATGGGCAACGCAAAATATATAGAAAAGGCAAAAGATATTCAAGGTGTAATAGAAAAAGAAAATGGACTGCAAAATGCTGTAAAATATATAGAAAAGGTGTATGAGTCTTATAAGTAG